From the genome of Sediminibacter sp. Hel_I_10:
TAGGATTCTTTTTGTTAATGACGTAAAGTCTACCTTTTCTGCGGACCAATTTACAGTCTGCACTTCTCTTTTTTACTGATGCTCTTACTTTCATCTTGTAATGTTTTTATGAATTCGTTAATCAAACCTAAGTTTAACCTCAGAATAAATTTAGTATCTGTAAGTGATTCGAGCCTTAGTTAAATCGTAAGGACTCATTTCCAATTTTACTTTATCCCCAGGTAACAATTTAATGTAATGCATACGCATTTTACCTGAGATGTGTGCGGTCACGATATGACCATTTTCTAGTTCAACACGAAACATTGCATTTGATAATGCTTCAATAATCGATCCGTCTTGTTCTATTGCTGCTTGTTTTGCCATAGTTCTAGTTTTAAGCTACTGCTTTTCTATTTTTACCAGTTTTCATCAAGCCGTCATAATGCTTATTCAACAAATATGAATTGACTTGCTGCATGGTGTCTATTGCAACTCCAACCATAATTAGTAGCGATGTGCCACCAAAGAATAATGCCCATCCTGCTTGCACATTCATTAACTTAACAATGATCGCTGGGAACACAGCAAGCAAAGCCAAAAATATAGAACCTGGCAATGTAATTTGAGACATTATTTTATCTAAATATTCTGAAGTTTCTGTTCCTGGTCTAATGCCTGGAATAAAACCACCACTCCTTTTTAAATCGTCTGCCATTTTATTGGTAGGTACAGTGATCGCCGTATAAAAATACGTGAAAATGATAATCAATAATGCGAATACTACGTTATACCATAACCCAAATATGTCAGAAAATTGCGCCTGCATCCATTGACCTACTTCACTTGATGAACCAAAGGATTTACCGATCAAACTTGGCACGAACATAATTGCTTGTGCAAAGATAATTGGCATAACACCAGATGCATTCAACTTTAAAGGAAGAAACTGTCTAGATCCAAATACGTTTTTTTCATAGCCACCAGATGCTGTTCTTCTCGCATATTGCACTGCAATCTTACGCACGGCCATAACCAACATAATTGCCGCCATGATAATTACAAACCAAACTACTAGCTCTATCAAGATCATCATGAGACCACCATTACCTCCACCATCTAAACGAGATGCTGCATTTTGAATGAAAGACTGAGGTAAAGTTGCGATAATACCCACCATAATTAATAGTGAAATACCATTACCTATACCTTTATCAGTGATTTTCTCACCCAACCACATTGCAAAGATAGTACCTGTTACCAGAATAATTACAGAAGAGATATAGAATGTTGGTCCTGTACCTAATAAAAATGCTGAAGACGGGATACCAAATGCTGGTTGCAAGCTGGCCAAATAACCTGGAGCTTGAAACAAACAGATAATAATGGTCAACCAACGTGTGATTTGGGTAATTTTCTTTTGCCCACTAGCACCTTCTTTTTGTAGTTTCTGTAAATAAGGAATTGCTATTCCCATTAACTGAACCACAATAGATGCAGAAATATATGGCATAATACCCAAAGCAAATACAGAAGCATTTGCAAAAGCACCACCAGTAAACATATTTAGAATTCCTAAAATACCATCTCCGGTTCCACTTGCAAGTCCTCCCAATTGACTAGCGTCAATACCTGGTAAAACTACTTGCGCACCAAAACGGTACACTAAAAGAAGACCAAGCGTTAGCATGATCCTGTCTTTTAATTCAGTGATTTTCCAAACATTTTTTAATGTATCTATAAATTTCATAGTACTCGTGTCTTATAAAGTTACAGCTTCTCCTCCTGCAGCTTCAATTGCAGATTTTGCTGAAGCGGTAAATTTATGAGCCGTTACTGTCAATTTTGATTTTAGCTCACCGCGTCCAAGAATTTTAACCATTTCATTCTTACCTGCTAAACCTAAGTCTAACAACGTTTGAAAATCTACAGTATCCTTTACTTTTTCCTCATCAACTAAAGCTTGAAGAGTATCAAGATTTACGCCTTGATATTCTACTCTGTTGATGTTTGTAAATCCAAATTTTGGAACACGTCTTTGAAGTGGCATCTGCCCACCTTCAAAACCTACTTTCTTAGAATAACCAGAACGAGATTTGGCTCCTTTGTGACCACGTGTTGCGGTACCACCTTTACCAGAACCTTGTCCACGACCTATTCGTTTTCCTTGATTCTTGACAGAACCTTCTGCTGGTTTTAAATTGCTTAAGTCCATTGTATCTTATTATTTTGATTCCTCTACGGAAACTAAATGTGAAACTTTACTTACCATACCCATAATACTTGGGCTAGCATCATGCTCAATAACCTGTCCTATTTTTCTTAGACCAAGCGACTCTAAAGTACGCTTTTGCGTCTTAGTACGGTTAATTGCGCTTTTTACCTTTGTTACTTTGATTTTCTTTGCCATCGTCCTCGTTATTAACCTTTAAATACTTTTTCTAAAGTGATTCCTCTATCTTTAGCAACAGATTCTGCACTTCTTAATTGTAACAATGCATCGAAAGTAGCTTTAACAACGTTGTGTGGGTTTGAAGAACCTTGAGACTTAGAAAGTACATCATGTACTCCTACTGCTTCAAGAACCGTTCTTACAGCACCACCAGCAATAACTCCTGTACCTGCTGCGGCTGGGATGATATTTACTCTAGCTCCTCCAAATTTACCTTTTTGCTCGTGTGGCAATGTACCTTTAATAATAGGAATTCTTACCAAATTTTTCTTAGCATCTTCTACGGCCTTCGAAATTGCGGTTGCTACGTCTTTAGATTTACCTAAACCATGACCAACTACTCCTGCTTCATCTCCTACAACTACAATAGCTGAGAAACCGAAAGCACGACCACCTTTAGTCACTTTTGTAACTCTTTGTACACCAACTAGACGATCTTTAAGATCGATACCACTTGGTTTTACTAATTCTGCGTTTTTATATTTTTGATACATAATGTCTTAGAATTTAAGTCCGCCTTCTCTTGCGCCTTCAGCTAATGATTTTACTCTACCGTGGTATTGGTACCCTCCTCTATCAAAAGAAATTGTATCAACACCAGCTTTTGAAGCTCTCTCAGCAACAGTCTTACCGACTAGGGTAGCTATTTCTGATTTGGTTCCTTTCTCTGAAGCAATGTCTTTATCTCTTGAAGATGCTGATGCTAATGTTTTACCAGTAACGTCATCTACAATTTGAGCATAAATTTCTTTATTACTTCTATATACAGCTAAGCGTGGTCTTGCCTCTGTTCCAGAGACAACCTTGCGGATTCTGCTTTTTATTCTTAATCTTTTTTCGTTCTTTGTTAATGCCATGACTAATTTTTTAAGCTGATTTACCTGCTTTTCTTCTTAATATTTCACCAACAAACTTGATCCCTTTTCCTTTGTAAGGTTCTGGTCTTCTAAAACCACGTATCTTGGCAGCTACCTGTCCTACTAATTGTTTATCGTGAGAAGTTAACTTCACTATTGGGTTTTTACCTTTTTCAGTAATGGTCTCGATATTGACTTCTGGAGCAATGTCCAAAACAATATTATGAGAGAATCCTAAAGCCAAATCCAATTTTTGTCCTTGGTTTGAGGCTCTATAACCTACACCAACCAACTCTAATTTCTTTGTCCAACCATTAGATACACCTTCAATCATGTTATCCATCAAAGATCTATAAAGACCATGCTTAGCCTTTTGCTCTTTAGTGTCTGCTGATCGAGTGACCCAAATGCTGCCATCCTCTACTTTGATCTTAACGGTATCGAAGTTTTGAGTTAATTCTCCTAACTTTCCTTTAACCGTGACCGTATTATCTTTTACATCTACTGTAACGCCCTCTGGGATCGCTACTGGATTGTTTCCTATTCTTGACATGTTCTTCCTGCTTTAAAATTAGTAAACGTAACAAAGTACTTCGCCACCAACATTATCTCTCTGTGCTTGCTTTCCTGTAATCACGCCATGTGATGTAGAAACGATAGCTATTCCAAGACCATTTAGTATTCTTGGCATCTCGTTAGCACTAGCATACTTACGTAAACCTGGTTTACTGATTCTCTGGATTTTCTTGATAACAGACTCTTTGGTCTCTTTGTTATACTTTAAGGCAATTTTGATGGTGCCTTGAGCCGTTGAGTCATCAAATTTATAACTTAGGATATAGCCCTGATCGAACAATATCTTAGTCATTTCCTTTTTTAAATTAGATGCAGGAATTTCTACAACCCTATGGTTGGCCTTCACTGCATTTCTGATTCTTGTTAAGAAATCAGCAATTGGATCTGTATACATTTATATTAATTTGCGGATGTGGTTTTCGATCTCGAACCGTCGAGAACAAACCTTCAACCAATTTATACGTTTTTGAAGTGCAACGATCTGCACTTTTGGGATGCGTTTAACCGCAATTTACCAAGATGCTTTTTTAACACCTGGTATTAATCCTTGATTTGCCATTTGACGAAACATAACTCTAGAAAGTCCAAAGGTTCTCATGTAACCTTTTGGTCTTCCAGTTAATTTACATCTATTGTGTTGACGAACTGGAGAGGCGTTTTTTGGTAGCTTTTGTAATGCTTCATAGTCACCAGCTTCTTTTAAAGCCTTGCGCTTTTCAGCATATTTAGCAACAGTTTTCGCTCTCTTCACCTCGCGGGCTTTCATTGATTCTTTAGCCATATCTTAGTTCTTTTGAAATGGTAAACCCATTTCAGTTAATAACGATTTTGCTTCTTTGTCAGTCGCCGCAGAAGTTACAAAGCTAATGTCCATCCCGCTAATTCTATTGATTTTATCAATATTCATTTCTGGGAAAATAATTTGCTCTGTAATACCTAAGTTGTAATTTCCTCTACCGTCAAAACCAGTGGCTTTGATTCCGCTAAAGTCTCTTACATTAGGCAATGCAGTTGTAACTAAACGATCTAAAAATTCGTACATGCGTTCTCCTCTTAAGGTAACTCTTGCACCAATTGGCATACCTTTACGTAATTTAAAGGTTGCTACATCTTTCTTAGATATAGTTGCCACAGCTTTTTGACCAGTAATTGCAGTTAATTCATCAACCGCATGATCAACAAGTTTTTTATCGGCAACAGCAGCTCCAACTCCTCTAGATAAAACAATCTTTTTGAGTTTAGGAACTTCCATGACGTTTTTATATCCGAATTCTTCTGTAAGAGCAGAAACAACTTTGTCCTTGTACTCTTGTTTTAATCTTGGAATATAAGCCATAACTATATTACTTCATTTGATTTCTTAGAAAATCTTACTTTCTTGTCATCCTCCATTCTATAACCAACTCTTGTTGTTTCACCTTTAGCGGTTAACAACGATAAATTAGATACGTGGATTGATGCTTCTTTCTCAACAATACCACCTTGAGGATTTTGTGCGCTAGGTTTGGTATGTTTTTTTACCATATTAACACCCTCTACGATGGCTCTGTTCTTATCTGTAAGTACCTTTACAACTTTACCTTCAGATCCTTTATGATCTCCAGCAATAACTTGTACAGTATCTCCTGATTTAATTTTATACTTTGTCATTTTATTAGTCATTAAAGCACCTCTGGTGCCAATGATACAATTTTCATGAATTGCTTATCACGAAGTTCTCTAGCCACTGGTCCAAAAACACGTGTGCCTCTCATCTCTCCTGTTGGATTTAAAAGAACACATGCATTGTCATCAAATCTGATGTAAGAACCATCTGGTCTTCTCACTTCTTTCTTGGTACGTACAACAACTGCTGTTGATACTGCTCCCTTTTTGATGTTTCCATTAGGTGTAGCATCTTTTACCGACACTACAATTTTATCTCCTATAGAAGCGTAACGCTTTTTAGTACCACCCAAAACACGAATGGTCAATACTTCTTTAGCTCCTGTGTTATCGGCAACTTTTAGCCTTGATTCTTGTTGTAACATAATTACTTAGCTCTTTCTATGATTTCTACTAATCTCCAACACTTGGATTTACTTAAAGGTCGTGTTTCCATGATCTTTACCATATCACCAATGTTACAATCGTTTGTTTCGTCATGAGCAACATATTTCTTTGTCTTCAAAACGAACTTTCCGTACATAGGATGTTTTACCTTTTTAGTTTCAGAAACCACAATGGATTTCATCATTTTGTTACTGGTAACAACTCCTATTCGCTCTTTTCTTAAGTTTCTTTTTTCCATCTTTCAGCCAGAATACAATTATTGTATTTCTCTTTTAGTTAATTCTGTCGCAATTCTTGCTACTGAACGTCTAACGTTTCGTAATTGAATTGGATTATCCAAAGGGGATACGGCATGTGCCATTTTTAGGTCTGCGTAACTCTTTTTAGTGTCGGCAAGTTGTTCCTGCAATTCAGACACAGATAGCTTTTTAATTTCTGCTTGCTTCATAATTATTAATATTAAGCTTCGTAATCTCGAGCTATTAAAAACTTAGTTTTTACTGGTAATTTCTGAGCCGCCAAACGAAGTGCTTCTTTTGCAACTTCAATAGGCACACCACCAACTTCAAAGATGATTCTACCTGGCTTAACAACAGCTACCCAATATTCTACTGCACCTTTACCTTTACCCATACGTACCTCTAGAGGCTTCTTGGTAATTGGCTTGTCTGGAAACACTTTGATCCAAAGTTGACCTTCTCTTTTCATGAATCGCGTTGCGGCGATACGAGCGGCTTCAATTTGACGTGATGTCAAAAAGTTTGAGTCTAGTGATTTTATACCAAACATACCATAAGACAACATGTGCCCTCTTCCGGTATTTCCTTTCATACGTCCTTTCTGGACCTTACGAAATTTTGTTCTTTTTGGTTGTAACATTTTTTTTGTCTTTAAAAATTACTTTCTACGGCGTGACTTGTTGTTTCCACCGCGTCCTCCTGCTGGTTTTCCACCTTGTTTCTTAGACAAGCCTACCAATGGAGAAAGTTCTCTTTTACCGTATACTTCACCTTTCATGATCCATACCTTTATACCTAATCTACCATAGGTTGTATGTGCTTCTACCAATGCATAATCGATATCAGCTCTAAAAGTAGATAATGGAATACGGCCTTCTTTGTAGTGCTCGTTACGTGCCATTTCAGCACCATTTAAACGACCACTGATTTGAATCTTGATTCCCTCTGCATTCATTCTTATAGCTGCTGCGATTGCCATTTTAATCGCTCTTCTATAAGAGATACGGTTTTCAATTTGACGCGCTACACTAGATGCAACTAAAAATGCGTCAAGCTCAGGTCTCTTGATTTCAAAGATGTTCAATTGAACCTCTTTACCAGTAATTTTCTTAAGCTCTTCTTTTAACTTGTCTACCTCTTGGCCACCTTTACCGATAATAATACCAGGTCTAGCAGTAGTGATAGTAACGGTTACAAGTTTAAGCGTACGCTCAATAATTACCCTTGATACACTTGCTTTAAATAAACGAGCATGGATATACTTTCTGATTTTATCATCCTCGGCCAATTTATCTCCATAATCATTTCCACCGTACCAGTTGGATTCCCATCCTCTGATAATTCCTAAACGATTTCCGATTGGATTTGTCTTTTGTCCCATATCTCTACTTAAGCTTGAGTGTTATTTTTAGCTCCAATCACGACGGTTACGTGATTTGAACGTTTTCTAATTCTGTGTGCACGACCTTGAGGTGCTGGGCGCAATCTTTTTAACATTGAACCACCATCAACTCTGATCTCTTGTACAAATAAAGCTGCATCTTCAATAGTTGCATCTTCATTTTTAGCTTGCCAGTTAGCAATTGCAGATAACAATAACTTTTCTAGACGACGAGATGCTTCTTTAGAACTAAATCTTAAGATCTGAAGTGCTGTCTCTGCTTCTTTCCCACGTACCAAATCTGCGACTAAACGCATTTTTCTTGGTGAGGTAGGACAGTTATTCAACTTTGCAAAAGCAATTTTCTTTCTGTCTTCCTTAATAGCGTCTGCCATTTGTTTTTTACGACTTCCCATAGCTTACTATTTTTTTCCTTTATTTTTTGCACCAGCGTGGCCTCTAAAAGAACGCGTTGGTGAAAATTCTCCTAACTTGTGACCTACCATGTTTTCAGTTACATAAACCGGTACAAACTGACGACCGTTGTGAACTGCAATCGTTTGTCCAACAAATTCTGGTGAAATCATAGAGGCTCTAGACCACGTTTTGATTACCGTCTTTTTGTTTGAAGCTACATTCTCTGCAACTTTCTTATCTAATTTATAATGGATGTAAGGTCCTTTTTTTAATGAACGTGCCATATGATTTCAATTATTTCTTTCTACGTTCTACGATATATTTGTTACTAGCTTTAGTCTTAGAACGTGTTCTATAACCTTTAGCTGGAATGCCATTTCTTGATCTTGGGTGTCCTCCAGAAGATTTACCTTCACCACCACCCATTGGGTGATCGACTGGGTTCATCACTACTGGTCTAACTCTTGGTCTTCTTCCTAACCATCTAGAACGTCCTGCTTTACCAGAAACCGTTAATTGATGATCTGAATTTGAAACCACACCTACTGTAGCCATACATTCTGCAAGGATCAAGCGTGTCTCGCCAGAAGGAAGTTTTACCGAAGCAAACTTACCATCTCTAGCCATTAACTGAGCAAATGCTCCTGCGCTTCTTGCCATTACAGCACCTTGACCTGGACGTAATTCTATACAGGAAATGATTGTTCCAAAAGGAATTTGACTTAAAGGCATTGCATTTCCTATTTCAGGAGCTATACCTTCTCTACCAGAAACTACATTCTGCCCAACTTGTAAACCATTTTGCGCAATAATGTAACGCTTCTCACCATCTTGATAATTCAATAAAGCAATGAACGCTGTTCTGTTTGGATCGTATTGTATAGAGCTCACTTCTCCAGGAATCCCAGATTTATCTCTCTTGAAATCAATAATACGGTACCTTCTTTTATGACCTCCACCTAATTGGCGTATGGTCATTTTTCCTTGACTGTTTCTACCACCAGATCTTTTATTCGGAACGAGCAAGCTCTTCTCCGGCTTATCAGTAGTGATGGCGTCAAATCCATTTACTACTCTAAAACGCTGAGCTGATGTGATTGGTTTTAATTTTCTTACTGACATTGTCTTAGTCTAAATTTTTAACTATATAAATCAATAGTATCACCTTCCGCCAGTTGTACAATTGCCTTTTTAACAGCATTTGTTTTACCATGTTGCACACCTGTTTTTGTAAAACGGGTACTACGATCTGGACGGACATTCATTGTGCGAACCTTTTCAACAGAAACACCATAAGCTGCCTCAACAGCTTTTTTGATTTCCACCTTGTTCGCCTTCGTATTTACCTGAAACGTGAAACAGTTATTTAATTCACTGTTTGCTGTAGCTTTCTCGGTAATTATAGGTTTAATTAAGATACTCATGGTTTCTATTTACTTAAATTCGATTCTATTCCTTCTAAAGAACCCTCTAAAAGGACAATTTTGTTTGCATTTAAAATTTTATAAGTGCTTAGTTCTGAATTCATTATGACTTCAGACCCCTTAAAATTGCGTGATGACAAATATACATTATTATTTGACGCTCCCAACACAAATAAAGATTTTTTATCTTGAATATCAAGTGCTTTCAAAAGCGCAGTGAAATTTTTGGTCTTTGGCGCATCAAAATTGATGTCTTCCAAAATCACCACAGAATTTTCATTTGCTTTCATACTCAAAGCAGATTTACGTGCCAAGCGCTTTAAATTCTTATTCAATTTGAAGCTGTAATTTCTTGGTCTTGGTCCAAACATACGACCACCACCTTTAAATACACCAGACTTGATACTACCTGCTCTCGCCGTACCTGTACCTTTCTGTTTCTTGATCTTACGCGTACTACCAGAGATCTCTGCTCTTTCCTTAGACTTGTGAGTTCCTTGACGTTGATTTGCCAAGTACTGCTTCACATCTAAATAAACCGCATGATTGTTAGGTTCAATAGCGAACACATCGTTAGAAAGCTCTGCTTGTCTACCTGTGTCTTTTCCGTTGATATCTAAAACTGCTATTTTCATTATTTCTGAATAATTACATAAGAGTTTTTATGTCCTGGAACACAACCTTTAACCACAATTAAGTTCTTTTCTGGAACTACTTTGTAGACTCTTAAATTTTCAACATTCACTCTCACGTCTCCCATTTGACCGGCCATTTTCATTCCCTTAAATACTCTTGCAGGATATGAAGCCGCACCAATAGAACCTGGAGCTCTTAAACGGTTGTGCTGACCATGCGTTGCTTGACCAACTCCACCAAATCCATGACGTTTTACAACACCTTGGAAACCTTTACCTTTAGAAGTACCAGCAATATCAACAAACTCACCTTCAATAAAGTGATCTACTGTGATAGCATCTCCTAGTTTGTAATCTCCTTCAAATCCTTGGAACTCAACGACTTTTCTCTTAACAGAAGTACCAGCTTTTTTGGCGTGGCCAAGTTCAGCTTTAGTAGCACTTTTTTCTGTCTTGTCATCGAAACCAAGTTGAAGGGCTTTGTACCCGTCGACCTCTTCGGTTCTGACTTGGGTAACGATACATGGTCCAGCTTCGATTACTGTACATGGAATGTTTTTTCCATTTTCATCGAAGATGCTGGTCATACCGATTTTTTTTCCTATTAACCCAGACATATTGATTATTGATTTACGATCTCCACTCTCTGGTTTCAACTACTGAAACCTTCAACTTTCAATCCATTGTTATTAATTACTTATTCAAAAAAATTCAGGGCCAAAATACTTCAACCCTGAATGTATTTTTACCGTTTTTCCCGCGACCGCATCGGTGGGACATGTACTTTAACTACGCTCGGCAGTCAATCTAATTAGACCTTAATTTCTACTTCAACGCCACTTGGCAATTCAAGCTTCATCAACGCGTCAATAGTTTTAGAAGATGAAGAGTAGATATCAAGTAACCTCTTATATGAGCTTAATTGAAATTGCTCTCTAGACTTCTTATTAACGTGCGGAGAACGCAAGACCGTAAAGATCTTTTTATGTGTTGGCAACGGGATTGGACCTGTTACTACAGCACCAGTACTTTTTACTGTTTTCACGATTTTATCAGCAGACTTGTCAACTAAATTATAATCGTAAGACTTTAATTTTATTCTTATTTTCTGACTCATATTCTTTTAGTTTTAAGCTTCTACGCCTTTTGCTGCTTTGATAACTTCTTCTGAAATATTTGATGGAGTTTCAGCATAGTGTGAAAATTCCATTGTAGATGTTGCACGTCCTGAAGACAATGTTCTTAATGTAGTTACATAACCGAACATTTCAGATAAAGGCACAGTTGCTTTTACAGTTTTTGCTCCAGCTCTATCACCCATGTGACTCACTTGACCTCTCCTTCTGTTTAAGTCACCAACAATATCACCCATGTTTTCTTCAGGTGTAATAACCTCAAGTTTCATGATTGGTTCCATAATTACTGCTTTAGCAGCTTTAGCTGAATTCTTAAATCCAAGCTTCGCAGCCAACTCAAAAGATAATTGATCTGAATCCACATCGTGATAAGAACCATCCAATAAAGTTACCTTCATTGCATCTACTTCATATCCTGCTAAAGGACCATTGACCATTGCCATTTTGAAACCTTTCTCAATAGAAGGGATAAATTCTTTAGGTACGTTTCCACCTTTAATTTCAGAAACAAACTCTAATCCCAATTTACCTTCTTCTGCAGGCTCTAATCTAAATACGATATCAGCAAACTTACCACGACCACCAGATTGTTTCTTATAAACTTCTCTATGATCTGCAGCTCTTGTGATAGATTCTTTATACTCTACTTGTGGCTGTCCTTGGTTAACCTCTACCTTAAATTCTCTACGTAAACGGTCAACAATAATATCTAAGTGAAGCTCACCCATTCCAGAAATAATAGTCTGGCCAGAAGCTTCATCTGTTCTTGCTGTAAACGTTGGATCTTCTTCTGCCAATTTAGACAACGCCATACCCAATTTATCTACATCTGCCTTAGTTTTAGGCTCTACTGCAATACCAATTACTGGATCAGGAAAGTCCATAGACTCCAATACAATAGGATGTTTCTCATCACTCATGGTATCACCAGTCTTGATGTCTTTAAATCCTACAGCTGCTCCAATATCTCCCGCTTCGATAAAATCAATAGCGTTTTGCTTGTTAGAGTGCATTTGATAGATACGAGAAATACGCTCTTTTTTACCTGAACGGTTGTTCAAAATATAAGAACCTGCATCTAGTCTACCAGAATATGCTCTAAAAAATGCCAAACGACCTACGAAAGGATCTGTTGCAATTTTAAATGCTAATGCTGCAAACGGCTCATCAACGTGAGGCTTACGC
Proteins encoded in this window:
- the ykgO gene encoding type B 50S ribosomal protein L36, with the protein product MKVRASVKKRSADCKLVRRKGRLYVINKKNPRFKQRQG
- the infA gene encoding translation initiation factor IF-1 gives rise to the protein MAKQAAIEQDGSIIEALSNAMFRVELENGHIVTAHISGKMRMHYIKLLPGDKVKLEMSPYDLTKARITYRY
- the secY gene encoding preprotein translocase subunit SecY, with amino-acid sequence MKFIDTLKNVWKITELKDRIMLTLGLLLVYRFGAQVVLPGIDASQLGGLASGTGDGILGILNMFTGGAFANASVFALGIMPYISASIVVQLMGIAIPYLQKLQKEGASGQKKITQITRWLTIIICLFQAPGYLASLQPAFGIPSSAFLLGTGPTFYISSVIILVTGTIFAMWLGEKITDKGIGNGISLLIMVGIIATLPQSFIQNAASRLDGGGNGGLMMILIELVVWFVIIMAAIMLVMAVRKIAVQYARRTASGGYEKNVFGSRQFLPLKLNASGVMPIIFAQAIMFVPSLIGKSFGSSSEVGQWMQAQFSDIFGLWYNVVFALLIIIFTYFYTAITVPTNKMADDLKRSGGFIPGIRPGTETSEYLDKIMSQITLPGSIFLALLAVFPAIIVKLMNVQAGWALFFGGTSLLIMVGVAIDTMQQVNSYLLNKHYDGLMKTGKNRKAVA
- the rplO gene encoding 50S ribosomal protein L15; this encodes MDLSNLKPAEGSVKNQGKRIGRGQGSGKGGTATRGHKGAKSRSGYSKKVGFEGGQMPLQRRVPKFGFTNINRVEYQGVNLDTLQALVDEEKVKDTVDFQTLLDLGLAGKNEMVKILGRGELKSKLTVTAHKFTASAKSAIEAAGGEAVTL
- the rpmD gene encoding 50S ribosomal protein L30; translated protein: MAKKIKVTKVKSAINRTKTQKRTLESLGLRKIGQVIEHDASPSIMGMVSKVSHLVSVEESK
- the rpsE gene encoding 30S ribosomal protein S5; this translates as MYQKYKNAELVKPSGIDLKDRLVGVQRVTKVTKGGRAFGFSAIVVVGDEAGVVGHGLGKSKDVATAISKAVEDAKKNLVRIPIIKGTLPHEQKGKFGGARVNIIPAAAGTGVIAGGAVRTVLEAVGVHDVLSKSQGSSNPHNVVKATFDALLQLRSAESVAKDRGITLEKVFKG
- the rplR gene encoding 50S ribosomal protein L18, which codes for MALTKNEKRLRIKSRIRKVVSGTEARPRLAVYRSNKEIYAQIVDDVTGKTLASASSRDKDIASEKGTKSEIATLVGKTVAERASKAGVDTISFDRGGYQYHGRVKSLAEGAREGGLKF
- the rplF gene encoding 50S ribosomal protein L6: MSRIGNNPVAIPEGVTVDVKDNTVTVKGKLGELTQNFDTVKIKVEDGSIWVTRSADTKEQKAKHGLYRSLMDNMIEGVSNGWTKKLELVGVGYRASNQGQKLDLALGFSHNIVLDIAPEVNIETITEKGKNPIVKLTSHDKQLVGQVAAKIRGFRRPEPYKGKGIKFVGEILRRKAGKSA
- the rpsH gene encoding 30S ribosomal protein S8; the encoded protein is MYTDPIADFLTRIRNAVKANHRVVEIPASNLKKEMTKILFDQGYILSYKFDDSTAQGTIKIALKYNKETKESVIKKIQRISKPGLRKYASANEMPRILNGLGIAIVSTSHGVITGKQAQRDNVGGEVLCYVY
- the rpsN gene encoding 30S ribosomal protein S14 is translated as MAKESMKAREVKRAKTVAKYAEKRKALKEAGDYEALQKLPKNASPVRQHNRCKLTGRPKGYMRTFGLSRVMFRQMANQGLIPGVKKASW
- the rplE gene encoding 50S ribosomal protein L5, with the protein product MAYIPRLKQEYKDKVVSALTEEFGYKNVMEVPKLKKIVLSRGVGAAVADKKLVDHAVDELTAITGQKAVATISKKDVATFKLRKGMPIGARVTLRGERMYEFLDRLVTTALPNVRDFSGIKATGFDGRGNYNLGITEQIIFPEMNIDKINRISGMDISFVTSAATDKEAKSLLTEMGLPFQKN
- the rplX gene encoding 50S ribosomal protein L24 — its product is MTKYKIKSGDTVQVIAGDHKGSEGKVVKVLTDKNRAIVEGVNMVKKHTKPSAQNPQGGIVEKEASIHVSNLSLLTAKGETTRVGYRMEDDKKVRFSKKSNEVI
- the rplN gene encoding 50S ribosomal protein L14 encodes the protein MLQQESRLKVADNTGAKEVLTIRVLGGTKKRYASIGDKIVVSVKDATPNGNIKKGAVSTAVVVRTKKEVRRPDGSYIRFDDNACVLLNPTGEMRGTRVFGPVARELRDKQFMKIVSLAPEVL
- the rpsQ gene encoding 30S ribosomal protein S17, whose product is MEKRNLRKERIGVVTSNKMMKSIVVSETKKVKHPMYGKFVLKTKKYVAHDETNDCNIGDMVKIMETRPLSKSKCWRLVEIIERAK
- the rpmC gene encoding 50S ribosomal protein L29, which codes for MKQAEIKKLSVSELQEQLADTKKSYADLKMAHAVSPLDNPIQLRNVRRSVARIATELTKREIQ
- the rplP gene encoding 50S ribosomal protein L16 produces the protein MLQPKRTKFRKVQKGRMKGNTGRGHMLSYGMFGIKSLDSNFLTSRQIEAARIAATRFMKREGQLWIKVFPDKPITKKPLEVRMGKGKGAVEYWVAVVKPGRIIFEVGGVPIEVAKEALRLAAQKLPVKTKFLIARDYEA
- the rpsC gene encoding 30S ribosomal protein S3, which gives rise to MGQKTNPIGNRLGIIRGWESNWYGGNDYGDKLAEDDKIRKYIHARLFKASVSRVIIERTLKLVTVTITTARPGIIIGKGGQEVDKLKEELKKITGKEVQLNIFEIKRPELDAFLVASSVARQIENRISYRRAIKMAIAAAIRMNAEGIKIQISGRLNGAEMARNEHYKEGRIPLSTFRADIDYALVEAHTTYGRLGIKVWIMKGEVYGKRELSPLVGLSKKQGGKPAGGRGGNNKSRRRK